A region from the Chroogloeocystis siderophila 5.2 s.c.1 genome encodes:
- a CDS encoding ABC transporter ATP-binding protein, with protein MADLRDILRYYKNYRAIAIFSIAAASVFEIIDLVVPYAIGQILNVLSNQPVDGIVQSVVIAFSQLTQLPINRLFSLAVLLGLVFLVTVVRAPLQVWLSFWFHWDIALRTRRDHAQKTLEKILTLPLEFYDENNPGRIAGRVARGLENHTWTYPEIAGQLIPKLFRVLGIFLIIWFIEWRIALLFLVSFVFILSFSLKDLKQLMDQERRLDRYMENTQSRTSEIITNIKTVKAFATEAAELKRQRQRLDRELNVVIYRIHLGYIKLSTWQRTVVQFCVFGVLGLALAATVGGQISLGHFVTTLTISSMAYAELEPISNLAEIFARRYASMLRFHEFMQQPTGKDAASLVSTSANTAMYAFTGKVEFSHLTFGYDPNRPVLKDINLLIEPYQTVALVGRSGSGKSTLVKLLFRYFEPNQGQILIDGQDIRDLDIAGYRRRLAIVHQEVDVFNGTLLDNLTYGNPHVSFAQVEQACRIARLDEVIQQMPQGYNTVVGERGLRLSGGQRQRLGIARSLLVDPDVLIFDEATSSLDYESERSIQLAMRSILGTRTTIIIAHRLSTVREADKIVVLDQGRIVEVGSHDELLRQQGIYHRLHSLQETGELLH; from the coding sequence ATGGCAGATTTGCGGGACATCCTCAGATACTACAAAAACTACAGAGCGATCGCAATTTTTAGCATTGCGGCAGCGAGCGTATTTGAAATTATTGATCTGGTTGTGCCGTATGCGATCGGACAAATTTTAAATGTACTATCGAATCAACCTGTTGACGGGATAGTACAAAGTGTAGTGATCGCATTTTCTCAATTAACGCAATTACCTATCAATCGATTATTTTCGCTGGCGGTACTGTTAGGTTTAGTGTTCTTAGTGACTGTGGTTCGCGCACCACTACAAGTTTGGTTAAGCTTTTGGTTTCACTGGGATATTGCTTTACGTACCCGTCGTGATCACGCGCAAAAAACGCTAGAGAAAATCCTCACGCTACCACTAGAATTTTATGACGAAAATAATCCTGGGCGAATTGCAGGACGCGTCGCGCGAGGACTCGAAAACCATACTTGGACTTATCCAGAAATTGCTGGACAATTGATTCCTAAATTATTCCGCGTCTTAGGAATTTTCCTAATTATTTGGTTTATTGAGTGGCGGATTGCGTTGTTGTTTCTTGTCTCTTTCGTATTCATTCTCAGCTTTAGTTTGAAAGACTTAAAGCAGTTGATGGATCAAGAACGACGGCTAGATCGGTATATGGAAAATACGCAAAGCCGCACGTCAGAGATTATTACCAATATCAAAACTGTCAAAGCCTTTGCAACAGAAGCTGCTGAGTTAAAACGCCAAAGACAGCGCTTAGATCGCGAATTAAATGTGGTCATTTATCGCATCCACTTGGGTTACATCAAGTTATCAACTTGGCAAAGAACCGTCGTTCAGTTTTGTGTCTTCGGTGTCTTGGGTTTAGCGCTTGCGGCTACTGTAGGCGGACAAATCTCGCTGGGACACTTTGTTACGACCTTAACGATTTCTAGCATGGCGTATGCTGAACTTGAACCAATTAGCAACTTAGCAGAGATCTTCGCGCGTCGCTATGCTTCAATGCTGCGCTTTCATGAATTTATGCAGCAACCGACTGGGAAAGATGCTGCAAGTTTGGTGAGTACATCCGCAAATACAGCGATGTATGCATTTACAGGTAAAGTTGAGTTTTCGCACCTGACGTTTGGTTATGACCCGAATCGTCCGGTTTTAAAGGATATTAACTTATTGATTGAACCGTATCAAACTGTGGCGCTTGTCGGGCGATCAGGTTCGGGTAAATCGACTTTGGTGAAGCTACTGTTTCGCTATTTTGAACCGAATCAAGGTCAGATTCTAATTGACGGTCAAGATATTCGTGATTTAGACATCGCTGGATATCGTCGCCGCTTGGCAATTGTGCATCAAGAAGTTGATGTTTTTAATGGGACTTTGCTTGATAACCTGACCTATGGTAATCCGCACGTGAGTTTTGCACAAGTTGAGCAAGCTTGCCGAATTGCCAGGTTAGATGAAGTGATTCAACAAATGCCGCAAGGGTACAATACGGTAGTTGGTGAAAGAGGCTTGCGCTTATCTGGCGGACAAAGACAAAGATTAGGAATTGCGCGATCGCTGTTAGTCGATCCTGATGTTTTGATCTTTGATGAAGCAACTTCGAGTCTTGATTACGAGTCGGAACGTTCGATTCAACTTGCTATGCGCTCAATTCTGGGTACGCGGACTACAATCATTATTGCGCACCGTCTCAGTACTGTCCGTGAAGCTGATAAAATTGTTGTTCTCGACCAAGGTAGAATCGTCGAAGTTGGCAGTCATGATGAATTACTTCGTCAACAAGGTATTTACCACCGTCTGCACTCGCTACAAGAAACTGGAGAACTTTTGCATTAA
- the nifV gene encoding homocitrate synthase, producing the protein MNTIVINDTTLRDGEQAAGVTFNIEEKVAIAKFLDAIGVNELEVGIPAMGEVETTAIAAISNLNLQAQLLGWNRAKISDIQASIACGLQRVHISVPVSEIQIDAKYHGQWRVMLQKLKETISFACDRGLWVAVGGEDASRADENFLVDVALYAQEWGASRFRFCDTVGILDPFTTYTKVKQLVMYLAIPVEMHTHNDFGLATANALAGLQAGALSVNTTVNGLGERAGNAALEEVVMALKRLHKIDLGIDTTRLLELSRLVAAASGCKVPPWKAIVGENTFAHESGIHAHGILQNPVTYEPFAPEEVGWERRLVAGKHSGRHLVANLLQQQGINVNIDETQSLLDAVRQQSIQNKRSLDIQELLSLYHCTR; encoded by the coding sequence ATGAACACGATTGTTATTAACGACACTACACTACGAGATGGCGAACAAGCAGCGGGTGTTACCTTTAATATTGAGGAGAAAGTCGCGATCGCTAAATTTTTAGATGCGATTGGTGTGAACGAATTAGAAGTCGGTATCCCTGCAATGGGTGAAGTGGAAACAACAGCGATCGCCGCAATTTCTAACTTAAATTTGCAAGCTCAACTTTTAGGCTGGAATCGTGCAAAAATTTCTGATATCCAAGCTTCGATTGCGTGTGGATTGCAGCGCGTACATATCTCGGTTCCTGTTTCTGAGATTCAAATTGATGCCAAGTATCACGGACAATGGCGCGTGATGTTGCAAAAACTCAAAGAGACAATTAGCTTCGCGTGCGATCGCGGACTTTGGGTAGCAGTCGGTGGCGAAGACGCTTCTAGAGCCGATGAAAACTTTCTGGTTGATGTTGCGCTTTATGCTCAAGAGTGGGGTGCGTCAAGGTTTCGATTTTGTGACACAGTGGGAATTCTCGATCCGTTTACAACATATACCAAAGTCAAACAATTGGTGATGTATTTGGCGATTCCCGTAGAAATGCACACGCACAATGACTTTGGTTTAGCAACCGCAAATGCTTTAGCTGGCTTGCAAGCTGGCGCTTTATCAGTGAATACCACTGTTAATGGATTAGGAGAAAGGGCGGGTAATGCGGCTTTGGAAGAAGTGGTGATGGCGCTCAAACGCCTGCATAAAATTGACTTAGGAATTGATACAACGCGCTTATTAGAACTATCGCGACTCGTAGCCGCTGCATCCGGTTGCAAAGTTCCCCCGTGGAAGGCGATCGTTGGTGAAAATACGTTTGCGCACGAGTCTGGTATTCACGCGCATGGCATTTTGCAAAATCCTGTAACTTACGAACCGTTTGCACCCGAAGAAGTCGGTTGGGAAAGGCGCTTGGTTGCGGGTAAACATTCAGGGCGACATTTGGTAGCTAATTTACTACAGCAGCAAGGGATTAATGTCAACATCGATGAAACGCAATCGCTTTTAGACGCAGTGCGACAACAGTCGATCCAAAACAAACGCAGCCTCGACATACAAGAACTTTTGAGTTTATACCATTGCACCAGATGA
- a CDS encoding (2Fe-2S) ferredoxin domain-containing protein, with protein sequence MSDDQRDRLLPFRLEGKFLGFITDGYGIPKYLQLEIETGNLSIKLAKQLRFKLGLSLQPNDWLEVVGEKKLKSKTGELRWKADRVNHLTASESNSVENKIKIVACYQSGCLKKGASRLLSNLERTLHEWGLSDRVVIQATGCLKRCSQAPNLLLKPGNVRVNGMTPEVIVVTLLDTMRTTAVLNQASSIE encoded by the coding sequence ATGAGTGACGATCAGCGCGATCGCCTATTACCCTTTCGCCTCGAAGGAAAATTCTTAGGCTTTATCACTGATGGATATGGGATACCTAAATACTTGCAACTAGAAATTGAAACAGGAAACCTGAGTATTAAACTCGCGAAACAGTTGCGCTTCAAGCTTGGTTTAAGTTTACAGCCTAATGATTGGCTCGAAGTTGTCGGCGAAAAGAAGCTGAAATCCAAAACAGGTGAATTACGCTGGAAAGCCGATCGCGTTAATCATCTGACAGCATCAGAGAGTAACAGCGTAGAAAATAAAATTAAGATTGTTGCTTGTTATCAATCAGGTTGTCTAAAAAAAGGTGCTAGCAGGTTGTTGTCGAATCTAGAAAGAACATTACACGAGTGGGGTTTGAGCGATCGCGTTGTCATTCAAGCAACCGGCTGTTTAAAACGCTGCTCTCAAGCGCCCAATCTCCTCCTCAAACCTGGGAATGTTCGCGTAAACGGTATGACTCCTGAGGTGATCGTCGTTACGTTACTCGATACAATGAGGACAACTGCAGTTCTCAATCAGGCTAGCAGCATTGAGTAA
- the nifU gene encoding Fe-S cluster assembly protein NifU: MWDYTDKVMELFYNPKNQGLLEDNQEPGIAVVFGEVGSIACGDALRLHLKIDVDNEKILDARFQTFGCTSAIASSSALTELIKGLTLDQALKVTNKDIAEYLGGLPEAKMHCSVMGQEALEAAIFKYRGIPIDVHEEDEGALICSCFGISESKIRRVIQENNLTTAEQVTSYVKAGGGCGSCLADIDDLIAAVTKESALNMATDIATAQEQSQRPLTTVQKIALIQKVLDEEVRPLLIADGGDVELYDVEGDHVQVTLQGACGSCSSSTATLKVAIEAKLQERISQNLLVEAV, encoded by the coding sequence ATGTGGGACTATACAGATAAAGTCATGGAACTCTTCTACAATCCGAAAAACCAGGGATTGTTAGAAGACAATCAAGAACCAGGAATCGCAGTTGTCTTTGGTGAAGTGGGTAGCATAGCTTGCGGAGATGCCCTAAGACTACACCTCAAAATAGATGTAGACAACGAAAAAATCCTGGATGCGCGTTTTCAAACTTTTGGTTGTACGAGTGCGATCGCATCTTCTTCAGCATTAACTGAGTTAATTAAAGGTTTAACTTTAGATCAAGCGCTCAAAGTCACCAATAAAGACATTGCCGAATACTTAGGTGGTTTGCCAGAAGCCAAGATGCACTGTTCCGTAATGGGACAAGAAGCGCTAGAAGCGGCAATTTTCAAATACCGAGGTATTCCAATAGATGTACATGAAGAAGATGAAGGAGCATTAATCTGTAGTTGCTTTGGGATCAGCGAGTCTAAGATTCGCCGCGTCATTCAAGAAAATAACCTGACAACTGCTGAACAAGTAACAAGCTATGTAAAGGCGGGTGGTGGGTGCGGTTCATGTCTTGCAGACATCGATGACTTAATTGCTGCGGTGACTAAGGAATCTGCCCTAAACATGGCTACAGATATTGCAACCGCACAGGAACAATCGCAACGTCCGCTGACGACTGTGCAAAAAATTGCCTTGATTCAAAAAGTTTTAGATGAAGAAGTTAGACCTCTGCTCATTGCTGATGGTGGAGATGTCGAATTATACGACGTAGAAGGAGATCACGTCCAGGTGACATTGCAAGGTGCTTGCGGTTCGTGTTCTAGCAGTACAGCAACGCTCAAAGTTGCGATTGAAGCCAAGTTACAAGAACGGATTAGCCAAAATTTGCTAGTAGAAGCAGTTTAG
- a CDS encoding DUF2949 domain-containing protein, with protein sequence MNKRYSDREFINFLQTELAISPADIGVMLRHRESDSAPLPMILWQYGLVSLAQLTQIFDWIEAKTYVGIYSWAIEMEI encoded by the coding sequence ATGAACAAGCGTTACAGCGATAGAGAATTTATCAACTTTTTGCAGACTGAATTAGCCATTTCACCGGCGGATATTGGCGTCATGCTGCGCCATCGCGAGTCAGATTCTGCTCCCTTACCTATGATTCTTTGGCAGTATGGGCTAGTTTCTTTAGCTCAATTAACGCAAATTTTTGATTGGATAGAAGCCAAAACTTATGTTGGTATTTATTCATGGGCAATAGAGATGGAAATCTGA
- a CDS encoding nitrogen fixation protein NifZ yields MQADELELDLPPAFEIGAKVRTRKLIRNDGTYPGQEIGATLAKKGEIGYVISIGTFLQNSYIYAVHFIETGFIVGCRKKELEAVEEIK; encoded by the coding sequence ATGCAAGCGGATGAATTGGAACTCGATTTACCCCCAGCTTTTGAAATTGGCGCAAAAGTTAGAACGCGCAAACTAATCCGTAATGACGGTACTTATCCTGGTCAAGAAATTGGGGCTACACTCGCGAAAAAGGGAGAAATTGGCTACGTCATTAGTATTGGCACATTTTTGCAAAATTCTTATATCTACGCGGTGCATTTTATCGAAACAGGTTTCATTGTCGGTTGTCGCAAAAAAGAACTAGAAGCTGTTGAGGAAATCAAATGA
- the cysE gene encoding serine O-acetyltransferase, translating into MQHSNAFTAQKTDKQFGLSFLEPLLTDFQIIFERDPAARHWLEVLFCYPGFHAIALYRFAHWLYCRKVAFIPRFISHLGRFLTGVEIHPGAQIGKGVFIDHGMGVVIGETAIVGDYALIYQGVTLGGTGKESGKRHPTLGKNVVVGAGAKVLGNIQIGDRVRIGAGSIILRDVPADCTAVGVPGRNICHKGVRDCPLEHGKLPDVEAKIIRSLIERIEKLEQQLQLHNLEIH; encoded by the coding sequence ATGCAACACTCCAACGCCTTTACTGCACAAAAAACTGACAAACAGTTTGGTTTATCGTTTTTGGAACCACTATTGACAGATTTTCAAATTATTTTTGAACGCGATCCAGCAGCGCGTCATTGGTTAGAAGTGCTTTTTTGTTATCCTGGGTTTCATGCGATCGCACTTTATCGTTTTGCGCATTGGTTGTATTGTCGTAAAGTTGCGTTTATTCCTCGCTTCATTTCTCACCTGGGGCGGTTTTTGACAGGAGTGGAAATTCATCCAGGGGCGCAGATCGGGAAAGGTGTATTTATCGATCACGGTATGGGTGTTGTGATTGGTGAGACGGCGATCGTTGGAGATTACGCGCTGATTTATCAAGGTGTGACGCTTGGTGGAACAGGAAAAGAAAGTGGTAAACGCCATCCTACCTTAGGTAAAAATGTTGTTGTCGGCGCAGGTGCGAAAGTCTTAGGTAATATTCAAATTGGCGATCGCGTTCGTATTGGTGCAGGTTCAATTATCTTACGCGATGTTCCTGCCGATTGTACTGCTGTCGGAGTTCCTGGGCGTAATATTTGTCATAAAGGAGTACGCGATTGTCCTTTAGAGCACGGAAAACTCCCTGATGTAGAAGCAAAAATCATTCGATCCTTAATCGAACGCATCGAGAAACTCGAACAACAATTGCAGTTACACAATCTAGAAATTCATTAG
- the nifT gene encoding putative nitrogen fixation protein NifT — translation MKVMLRQNAAGHLVVYVAKKDLEEEVVNQIDGDQGKIFTLANGWELAIPNLPEPLRLPQTIEAKRLS, via the coding sequence ATGAAAGTCATGCTACGTCAAAATGCTGCTGGACATTTAGTTGTTTATGTTGCCAAAAAAGACCTTGAGGAAGAAGTGGTAAATCAAATTGATGGCGATCAGGGTAAGATTTTTACCTTGGCCAACGGTTGGGAATTAGCAATTCCAAATTTACCCGAACCTTTACGATTACCGCAGACGATCGAAGCTAAAAGACTATCTTAA
- the nifS gene encoding cysteine desulfurase NifS encodes MQTCIYLDNNATTKVDPEVVEAMLPYLTQYYGNPSSMHTFGGQVGKAVKQARQQVAALIGADDSEIVFTSCGTEGNNAAIRAALQAQPEKRHIVTTQVEHPAVLNVCKQLETQGYTVTYLSVNRQGQIDLDELSASMTGNTALVTIMYANNETGVVFPIEQIGLRVKEYGALFHVDAVQAVGKVPLNMKTSTVDLLTLSGHKLHAPKGIGALYVRRGVRFRPFLVGGHQERGRRAGTENVPGIIGLGKAAELAQTYIKDIKHEQQLRDRLEKTLLETIPDCEVNGERKNRLPNTTNIGFKYIEGEAILLSLNQYGICASSGSACTSGSLEPSHVLRSMGLPYTTLHGSIRFSLSRYTTAAEIDRVLEVMPLIVERLRALSPFNNDQADWLQGREVLVG; translated from the coding sequence ATGCAAACTTGCATTTATCTCGACAACAACGCCACCACGAAAGTAGATCCCGAAGTTGTAGAGGCGATGCTGCCTTACCTGACTCAATACTACGGCAATCCTTCGAGTATGCATACCTTTGGTGGGCAAGTTGGCAAAGCGGTCAAACAAGCACGACAACAAGTTGCAGCCTTAATCGGTGCAGATGATTCTGAAATTGTCTTTACAAGTTGCGGTACAGAAGGAAACAACGCCGCAATTCGCGCCGCATTGCAAGCCCAGCCAGAAAAGCGACATATTGTAACGACGCAAGTAGAACATCCCGCAGTGTTGAATGTCTGCAAACAGTTGGAAACGCAAGGGTATACCGTTACGTATCTTTCAGTTAATCGCCAGGGACAAATCGATCTTGATGAATTGTCGGCATCAATGACAGGTAATACTGCGTTAGTCACGATTATGTATGCCAACAACGAAACCGGCGTAGTGTTTCCCATCGAACAGATCGGGTTACGCGTAAAAGAATATGGTGCGCTCTTCCATGTCGATGCGGTGCAAGCAGTAGGGAAAGTGCCTTTAAATATGAAGACTAGCACCGTTGATTTATTAACGTTGTCAGGTCACAAGTTGCACGCACCCAAGGGGATTGGTGCTTTGTATGTACGACGTGGTGTGAGGTTTCGTCCCTTCTTAGTAGGAGGACATCAAGAACGAGGACGCAGGGCGGGTACAGAAAACGTTCCTGGTATTATCGGTTTAGGGAAAGCAGCAGAATTAGCGCAGACATATATAAAAGATATTAAGCACGAACAACAACTACGCGATCGCTTAGAAAAAACTTTACTAGAGACAATTCCAGATTGTGAAGTCAACGGCGAACGCAAAAACAGATTACCCAACACCACCAACATTGGTTTTAAATACATCGAAGGCGAAGCAATTTTACTATCCCTCAACCAATACGGTATCTGTGCATCATCGGGTTCTGCTTGCACTTCTGGTTCTTTGGAACCCTCTCATGTTCTACGGTCAATGGGCTTACCTTACACCACTTTGCACGGTTCAATTCGGTTTAGTTTGTCACGTTACACAACCGCAGCCGAGATTGATCGCGTTCTCGAAGTTATGCCTTTAATTGTCGAACGCCTCCGCGCCCTTTCTCCCTTCAACAACGATCAAGCCGACTGGTTGCAAGGACGGGAAGTGCTGGTTGGATAG
- a CDS encoding 4Fe-4S binding protein has protein sequence MAYTITSQCISCNRCLSTCPTNAIKVTDGKHWIDSTLCTNCVGSAYSVPQCVAGCPTFDGCIPQPNDYWESWFITYNRLVGKLTKKQDYWERWFDTYSQKFAGVLQSQRDHNLTLTSTPAN, from the coding sequence ATGGCTTACACAATTACTAGCCAATGTATTTCCTGCAATCGCTGTCTTTCTACCTGTCCTACTAACGCAATTAAAGTAACCGACGGCAAACACTGGATTGATTCTACGCTTTGTACAAACTGTGTTGGTAGCGCTTACAGCGTCCCTCAATGTGTTGCAGGTTGTCCCACCTTTGATGGTTGTATCCCACAACCAAACGATTACTGGGAGTCATGGTTTATTACCTACAACCGCTTAGTTGGCAAGTTAACTAAAAAACAAGACTACTGGGAACGTTGGTTTGATACTTACTCGCAAAAATTCGCTGGAGTATTGCAATCTCAACGCGATCACAACTTAACCTTAACATCAACACCAGCTAATTAA
- a CDS encoding Asr1405/Asl0597 family protein, whose translation MFQHTNSKFKAQIVEIPVSDRWRIHHRLQELMIPAWCPADGSLVVEVDSAITAILVRSTVQQFVATRQELLNWLERCWTAEVIS comes from the coding sequence ATGTTTCAACATACCAATTCCAAATTTAAGGCTCAAATTGTTGAGATACCTGTAAGCGATCGCTGGCGAATTCATCACCGCTTACAAGAGTTGATGATTCCCGCTTGGTGTCCTGCGGATGGTTCTTTAGTAGTTGAAGTCGATAGTGCGATCACTGCAATTCTCGTACGCAGTACCGTGCAACAATTTGTCGCTACTCGTCAAGAATTACTCAATTGGTTAGAACGCTGTTGGACAGCAGAAGTTATTTCTTAA
- a CDS encoding Dps family protein, with protein MTQATVVRNFGEVLDNPIGLGQEVTVPVCEGLNIVLASFQALYLQYQKHHFVVEGAEFYMLHQYFNESYEQVQEHVHEVGERLDGLGGVPVASFNKLAELCCFTPEADGVFSCRQMVENDLQAEQAAVDLIRRQASQAESLGDRATRYLYEQILLKTEERAFHLAHFLAEDSLTLAFVPSFNGKGNA; from the coding sequence ATGACACAAGCAACTGTAGTACGTAATTTTGGGGAAGTTTTAGATAATCCCATCGGTTTAGGACAAGAAGTCACTGTTCCCGTTTGTGAAGGATTAAACATTGTCCTAGCAAGTTTTCAAGCGCTTTATCTGCAATATCAAAAGCATCACTTTGTTGTTGAAGGTGCAGAATTTTATATGTTGCACCAGTATTTCAACGAAAGCTACGAACAAGTTCAAGAACACGTTCATGAAGTAGGCGAACGTTTAGATGGACTTGGAGGCGTTCCTGTAGCAAGCTTCAATAAACTTGCAGAATTATGTTGTTTTACGCCAGAAGCAGACGGAGTTTTTTCATGTCGCCAAATGGTAGAAAACGATTTACAAGCCGAACAAGCCGCAGTTGATTTAATTCGACGTCAAGCATCGCAAGCCGAAAGTTTAGGCGATCGCGCTACGCGTTATTTGTACGAGCAGATTTTATTAAAAACGGAAGAACGCGCGTTTCATCTAGCTCACTTTTTAGCAGAAGATAGCCTGACTTTGGCTTTTGTTCCATCTTTTAATGGCAAGGGTAATGCGTAA
- the nifB gene encoding nitrogenase cofactor biosynthesis protein NifB → MTPPPTGLLTAPTAKTTKSSSCGCSSKDTTSGLDEKTKARIEKHPCYSEEAHHHYARMHVAVAPACNIQCNYCNRKYDCANESRPGVVSELLTPEEAAHKVLVIAGKIPQMTVLGIAGPGDPLANPEKTFRTFELIAEKAPDIKLCLSTNGLMLPDYVDRIKQLNVDHVTITINMVDPEIGAKIYPWVHYRRKRYRGVEGVKILHEKQMEGLQALKEADILCKVNSVMIPGINDEHLAEVDAVIRSKGAFLHNIMPLISAPEHGTHFGLTGQRGPTPKELKALQDKCADSNMKMMRHCRQCRADAVGLLGEDRSQEFTKEKIMEMTPEYSLEQRQEVHAGIEKSKAEIKAIKEQAKAAKKIANSPKILVAVATKGGGLVNQHFGHAKEFQVFEVDANEAKFVGHRKIDHYCQSGYGEAATLEHIIKAIADCKAVLVSKIGHCPQEELHKAGIQTVEAYDVIEKVAREFYAQYLQNQQGE, encoded by the coding sequence ATGACACCACCACCTACAGGACTTTTAACTGCCCCTACGGCAAAAACGACCAAATCCAGCAGTTGTGGTTGTAGCAGTAAAGATACCACAAGCGGTTTAGATGAAAAAACCAAAGCGCGGATTGAGAAGCATCCTTGTTATAGCGAAGAAGCGCACCATCACTACGCAAGAATGCACGTTGCAGTCGCACCAGCTTGCAATATTCAATGCAACTATTGCAACCGTAAATATGACTGTGCAAACGAGAGTCGTCCTGGTGTTGTCAGCGAATTATTAACGCCAGAAGAAGCCGCGCACAAAGTGTTAGTGATTGCAGGCAAAATTCCGCAAATGACCGTACTGGGAATTGCAGGACCTGGAGATCCTTTAGCGAATCCAGAAAAGACTTTTCGCACATTTGAGTTGATTGCAGAGAAAGCACCGGATATCAAACTTTGTTTGTCAACCAACGGATTGATGCTTCCCGATTACGTTGATCGCATTAAACAACTCAATGTCGATCATGTCACGATCACGATTAATATGGTAGACCCCGAAATTGGAGCAAAGATTTATCCTTGGGTTCACTATCGCCGCAAGCGCTACAGAGGTGTTGAAGGAGTCAAGATTCTGCACGAAAAGCAGATGGAAGGATTGCAAGCCCTTAAGGAAGCTGACATTTTGTGCAAAGTCAACTCGGTGATGATTCCAGGAATAAATGACGAACACTTAGCTGAAGTTGATGCAGTGATTCGATCTAAAGGTGCATTTTTGCACAATATTATGCCGCTGATTTCTGCACCCGAACACGGTACGCATTTTGGTTTAACAGGTCAACGCGGTCCTACACCCAAAGAACTCAAGGCGCTGCAAGATAAATGTGCTGACAGCAACATGAAAATGATGCGCCATTGTCGTCAGTGTCGCGCTGATGCGGTGGGATTGCTAGGCGAAGACCGGAGTCAAGAATTTACCAAAGAAAAAATCATGGAAATGACTCCAGAATACAGCTTAGAACAACGCCAAGAAGTTCATGCAGGAATTGAAAAATCGAAAGCAGAAATCAAAGCTATTAAAGAACAAGCGAAAGCTGCTAAGAAAATTGCTAACAGTCCAAAAATCTTAGTTGCAGTCGCTACCAAAGGCGGTGGTTTGGTGAACCAGCACTTTGGTCACGCAAAGGAATTTCAAGTATTTGAAGTTGATGCCAATGAAGCTAAATTTGTCGGACACCGCAAAATTGACCACTATTGCCAAAGCGGATACGGCGAAGCAGCAACACTAGAACACATTATCAAGGCGATCGCCGATTGCAAAGCAGTATTGGTTTCTAAAATTGGTCACTGTCCGCAAGAAGAATTGCACAAAGCCGGAATTCAAACGGTTGAAGCTTACGACGTGATTGAAAAAGTTGCCCGTGAATTTTACGCACAGTATTTGCAAAACCAGCAAGGAGAATAG